The following are encoded together in the Thiobacillus sp. SCUT-2 genome:
- a CDS encoding proline--tRNA ligase, which translates to MRATQFFISTTKEAPSEAELVSHKLMLRAGLIKRLGSGLYTWMPLGLRVLRRVEAIVREEMNRAGAIELLMPAVQPAELWEETGRWAVFGPQMLKIKDRHQRDFCFGPTHEEVITDVARREIKSYRQLPVNFYQIQMKFRDEIRPRFGVMRAREFLMKDAYSFHASHDSLVATYQTMYDAYTRVFSRLGLTFRAVAADTGAIGGSGSHEFHVLAESGEDLIAYCPDSDYAANVELAEALAPATPRGAPAETMREVDTPKQTTCEDVAALLGIPLQRTVKLIAVMAGDKMVVALLRGDHHLNEVKLGKLDGMADFRLANEAEIRAAFDCPPGFLGPVGIDRGKITVIADRTVAAMSDFVCGANKPKLHLTGVNFGRDLQEPDRVADIRNVVAGDPSPDGKGSLALCRGIEVGHVFQLGSKYSQAMNATYLDEAGKAQVMEMGCYGIGVSRIVAAAIEQNHDDRGIIWPATMAPFLLVIVAIGYGKSEAVQKAADSLYADLTAAGFDVLLDDRDERPGVMFADAELIGIPHRITVGERGLKDGVVEYQPRRAEAGQSGDAQKLALAEAKEFLTGLLER; encoded by the coding sequence ATGCGCGCCACCCAGTTCTTCATCTCGACCACCAAGGAAGCCCCGTCCGAAGCCGAGCTCGTCAGCCACAAGCTGATGCTGCGCGCCGGCCTCATCAAGCGCCTGGGGTCGGGCCTCTACACCTGGATGCCGCTCGGCCTGCGCGTGCTGCGCCGGGTCGAGGCCATCGTGCGCGAGGAAATGAATCGCGCCGGCGCGATCGAGCTGCTGATGCCGGCGGTGCAGCCCGCCGAACTGTGGGAGGAAACCGGCCGCTGGGCGGTGTTCGGTCCGCAGATGCTGAAGATCAAGGACCGCCACCAGCGCGATTTCTGCTTCGGCCCGACGCACGAGGAAGTGATCACCGACGTCGCGCGCCGCGAGATCAAGAGCTATCGCCAGCTCCCGGTGAACTTCTACCAGATCCAGATGAAGTTCCGCGACGAGATCCGCCCGCGCTTCGGCGTGATGCGCGCGCGCGAATTCCTGATGAAGGACGCCTACTCCTTCCACGCCAGCCACGACAGCCTGGTGGCGACCTACCAGACCATGTACGACGCCTACACCCGCGTGTTCAGCCGGCTGGGGCTCACCTTCCGCGCGGTCGCCGCCGACACCGGCGCCATCGGCGGTTCGGGCTCGCACGAATTCCACGTGCTGGCCGAGTCCGGCGAGGACCTGATCGCCTACTGCCCGGATTCCGACTACGCCGCCAACGTCGAACTCGCCGAGGCGCTCGCCCCCGCGACGCCGCGCGGTGCGCCGGCCGAGACGATGCGCGAGGTCGACACGCCGAAGCAGACCACCTGCGAGGACGTCGCCGCGCTGCTCGGCATCCCCCTACAACGCACCGTCAAGCTCATCGCCGTGATGGCCGGCGACAAGATGGTTGTGGCGCTGCTGCGCGGCGACCATCACCTGAACGAGGTCAAGCTCGGCAAGCTCGACGGCATGGCCGATTTCCGCCTGGCCAACGAGGCAGAGATCCGCGCCGCCTTCGACTGCCCGCCGGGCTTCCTCGGCCCGGTCGGCATCGACCGCGGCAAGATCACGGTCATCGCCGACCGCACCGTCGCCGCGATGAGCGATTTCGTCTGCGGCGCGAACAAGCCCAAGCTGCATCTCACCGGAGTCAATTTCGGCCGCGACCTGCAGGAACCGGATCGCGTGGCCGATATACGGAATGTCGTCGCCGGCGACCCCAGCCCCGACGGCAAGGGGTCGCTCGCGCTGTGCCGCGGCATCGAGGTCGGCCATGTGTTCCAGCTCGGCAGCAAGTACTCGCAGGCGATGAACGCGACCTATCTGGACGAGGCGGGCAAGGCGCAGGTGATGGAAATGGGCTGCTACGGCATCGGCGTGTCCCGCATCGTCGCAGCGGCGATCGAGCAGAACCATGACGACCGCGGCATCATCTGGCCGGCGACGATGGCACCGTTCTTGCTGGTGATCGTGGCGATCGGCTACGGCAAGAGCGAGGCGGTTCAAAAAGCCGCCGATTCGCTCTATGCTGATCTGACCGCGGCCGGGTTCGACGTGCTGCTCGACGACCGCGACGAGCGTCCCGGGGTGATGTTCGCCGACGCCGAACTGATCGGCATCCCGCACCGCATCACGGTCGGCGAGCGCGGCCTCAAGGATGGCGTGGTCGAATACCAACCACGCCGCGCCGAGGCGGGCCAGAGCGGCGATGCGCAGAAGCTCGCGCTGGCCGAGGCGAAGGAATTCTTGACAGGACTGCTTGAACGCTGA
- a CDS encoding polyamine aminopropyltransferase: protein MRLKFGKRRAVEEGLEVTEERGVRTLHLGSRAIQSAMRVSRPWDLELAYTRAMMGFLMFKPAPAEVLMIGLGGGSLAKFIRRQRPQTHITAVEIDPRVIAVARSQFELPGNDATLDVIEGDGALYVRQHPASADVILLDGFDAGNQVEALATQTFYSACRRVLKPGGVLVVNLWGRDSSFAEYLARLARAFDGEVGWISVQNKTNVILFAFAEPGAPQRLEAAKPQLADLSKRWGLDLRGFARDMQWAEGIAPLLG, encoded by the coding sequence ATGCGCCTGAAGTTTGGCAAGCGCCGTGCGGTGGAAGAAGGGCTGGAGGTGACCGAGGAACGCGGGGTGCGTACGCTGCACCTGGGTAGCCGGGCGATCCAGAGCGCCATGCGCGTGAGCCGCCCGTGGGATCTGGAGCTCGCGTATACGCGGGCAATGATGGGCTTCCTGATGTTCAAGCCGGCACCGGCCGAGGTGCTGATGATCGGGCTGGGCGGCGGCTCGCTCGCCAAGTTCATCCGCAGGCAGCGTCCGCAGACGCACATCACGGCGGTCGAGATCGATCCCCGGGTCATTGCGGTGGCGCGCAGCCAGTTCGAGCTCCCGGGCAACGACGCGACGCTCGACGTCATCGAGGGCGACGGCGCGCTCTACGTGCGCCAGCACCCGGCCAGCGCCGACGTCATCCTGCTCGACGGCTTCGATGCCGGCAACCAGGTCGAGGCGCTCGCCACGCAGACGTTTTATTCCGCCTGCCGGCGCGTCCTGAAGCCAGGCGGCGTGCTGGTCGTGAACTTGTGGGGGCGCGACAGCAGCTTTGCCGAATATCTTGCGCGCCTGGCGCGCGCGTTCGACGGCGAAGTCGGCTGGATCTCGGTGCAGAACAAGACCAACGTGATCCTGTTCGCCTTCGCCGAGCCCGGCGCGCCGCAACGGCTCGAGGCGGCGAAACCGCAGCTCGCCGATCTGTCCAAGCGGTGGGGACTCGACCTGCGCGGGTTTGCCCGGGACATGCAGTGGGCGGAGGGCATCGCCCCCCTGCTTGGCTGA
- a CDS encoding arginine/lysine/ornithine decarboxylase: MRFRFPVVIIDEDFRSENASGLGIRTLAEAIEKEGMEVLGVTNYGDLTSFAQQQARASAFILSIDDEELAGTAEDADTALQKLRAFVEEVRFRNAEIPIFLHGETRTARHIPNDILRELNGFIHMLEDTPEFLARYIAREARAYLDSLVPPFFRALTHYAADGSYSWHCPGHSGGVAFLKSPIGQMFHQFFGENLLRADVCNAVDELGQLLDHTGPVAASERNAARIFNCDHLFFVTNGTSSSNKMVWHATVAPGDIVVVDRNCHKSILHAIMMCGAIPIFLTPTRNHYGIIGPIPLDEFRPENIEKKIAAHPFAKEVKRKPRILTITQSTYDGILYNVDMIKELLGDYIDTLHFDEAWLPHATFHDFYRGMHAIGKNRPRAKDALVFATQSTHKLLAGLSQASQILVQDSETRKLDFHRFNEAYLMHTSTSPQYAIIASCDVAAAMMEPPGGPALVEESIREALDFRRAMRKVEEEFGESWWFKVWGPQKLAEEGVGDREDWMLEAGERWHEFGKIARGFNMLDPIKATVITPGLDVDGSFADWGIPAAIVTKYLAEHGVIVEKTGLYSFFIMFTIGITKGRWNTLVTALQQFKADYDENQPLWRVLPEFVEKHPRYEKTGLKDLCDQIHAIYKAKDVARLTTEMYLSEMAPAMKPADAFAKMAHREIERVEIDKLEGRITAMLVTPYPPGIPLLIPGERFNATIVRYLQFTREFNEKFPGFETDVHGLVEEVVDGRARYYVDCVI, translated from the coding sequence ATGCGCTTCCGCTTTCCCGTTGTCATCATTGACGAAGACTTCCGTTCCGAGAACGCGTCCGGCCTGGGCATCCGCACCCTCGCCGAGGCGATCGAGAAGGAAGGCATGGAAGTGCTCGGCGTCACCAATTACGGCGACCTGACCTCGTTCGCCCAGCAGCAGGCACGCGCGTCGGCGTTCATCCTGTCGATCGACGACGAGGAACTCGCCGGGACCGCCGAAGACGCGGACACCGCGCTGCAGAAACTGCGCGCCTTCGTCGAGGAGGTGCGCTTCCGCAATGCCGAGATCCCGATCTTCCTGCACGGTGAAACCCGCACCGCGCGCCACATCCCGAACGACATCCTGCGCGAACTGAACGGCTTCATCCACATGCTGGAGGACACGCCGGAGTTTCTCGCCCGTTACATCGCGCGCGAGGCGCGCGCCTACCTCGATTCGCTGGTGCCGCCGTTCTTCCGGGCGCTGACGCACTATGCGGCAGACGGCTCGTATTCCTGGCACTGCCCCGGCCACTCGGGCGGCGTCGCCTTCCTGAAGTCGCCGATCGGCCAGATGTTCCACCAGTTCTTCGGCGAGAACCTGCTGCGCGCCGACGTCTGCAACGCAGTCGACGAACTGGGCCAGCTGCTCGACCACACCGGGCCGGTGGCGGCGTCCGAACGCAACGCGGCGCGCATCTTCAACTGCGACCATCTGTTCTTCGTCACCAACGGCACCTCGTCGTCGAACAAGATGGTGTGGCACGCCACGGTTGCGCCGGGCGACATCGTCGTGGTCGACCGCAACTGCCACAAGTCGATCCTGCACGCGATCATGATGTGCGGCGCGATCCCGATCTTCCTGACGCCGACGCGCAACCACTACGGCATCATCGGCCCGATCCCGCTCGACGAGTTCCGCCCGGAAAACATCGAGAAGAAGATCGCCGCGCACCCGTTCGCCAAGGAGGTCAAGCGCAAGCCGCGCATCCTGACGATCACCCAGTCGACCTACGACGGCATCCTCTACAACGTCGACATGATCAAGGAGCTGCTGGGCGACTACATCGACACCCTGCACTTCGACGAGGCCTGGCTGCCGCACGCGACCTTCCACGACTTCTACCGCGGCATGCATGCGATCGGCAAGAACCGGCCGCGCGCGAAGGATGCGCTCGTGTTCGCCACGCAGTCGACGCACAAGCTGCTGGCCGGCTTGAGTCAGGCCTCGCAGATCCTGGTGCAGGACTCGGAGACGCGCAAGCTCGACTTCCACCGCTTCAACGAGGCCTATCTGATGCACACGTCGACCTCGCCGCAGTACGCGATCATCGCCTCGTGCGACGTCGCGGCGGCGATGATGGAGCCGCCGGGCGGCCCCGCGCTGGTCGAGGAGTCGATCCGCGAGGCGCTCGATTTCCGCCGCGCCATGCGCAAGGTCGAGGAGGAGTTCGGCGAGTCCTGGTGGTTCAAGGTATGGGGGCCGCAGAAGCTGGCCGAGGAGGGCGTCGGCGATCGCGAGGACTGGATGCTGGAGGCGGGCGAACGCTGGCACGAGTTCGGCAAGATTGCGCGCGGCTTCAACATGCTCGACCCGATCAAGGCCACGGTCATCACCCCGGGCCTCGACGTCGACGGCTCCTTCGCCGACTGGGGCATCCCGGCGGCGATCGTCACCAAGTACCTCGCCGAGCACGGCGTCATCGTCGAGAAGACCGGGCTGTATTCGTTCTTCATCATGTTCACCATCGGCATCACCAAGGGCCGCTGGAACACGCTGGTGACGGCGCTGCAGCAGTTCAAGGCGGACTACGACGAGAACCAGCCGCTGTGGCGCGTCCTGCCCGAATTCGTCGAGAAGCACCCGCGCTACGAGAAGACCGGGCTCAAGGACCTGTGCGACCAGATCCACGCGATCTACAAGGCCAAGGACGTGGCGCGCCTGACGACCGAGATGTACCTGTCGGAGATGGCGCCGGCGATGAAGCCGGCCGACGCCTTCGCCAAGATGGCGCACCGCGAGATCGAGCGTGTCGAGATCGACAAGCTGGAGGGGCGCATCACCGCGATGCTGGTGACGCCATACCCGCCGGGCATTCCCCTGCTGATCCCGGGCGAGCGCTTCAACGCGACCATCGTGCGCTACCTGCAGTTCACGCGCGAATTCAACGAGAAATTTCCCGGCTTCGAAACCGACGTGCATGGCCTCGTCGAGGAGGTCGTCGACGGACGTGCGCGCTACTACGTCGACTGCGTGATCTGA
- the rpsR gene encoding 30S ribosomal protein S18: MARPMGGKSGGKFANKRRDSGNRGLFKRRKFCRFTAEKVVEVDYKDVEVLKEFIAENGRIIPARITGTKAHYQRQLSTAIKRARFLALMPYTDLH; this comes from the coding sequence ATGGCCCGTCCCATGGGTGGTAAATCCGGCGGCAAGTTCGCCAACAAGCGCCGCGACAGCGGCAACCGCGGTCTCTTCAAGCGCCGCAAGTTCTGCCGCTTCACGGCTGAGAAGGTGGTCGAGGTCGACTACAAGGACGTCGAGGTGCTGAAGGAATTCATCGCCGAGAACGGCCGCATCATCCCGGCGCGCATCACCGGCACCAAGGCGCACTACCAGCGCCAGCTGTCCACGGCGATCAAGCGTGCGCGCTTCCTGGCCCTGATGCCGTACACCGATCTGCACTAA
- a CDS encoding RNA pyrophosphohydrolase → MIDREGYRPNVGIVLCNTRNQVFWGKRVNQHAWQFPQGGINAGETPEQAMYRELEEEVGLQPGHVRILGRTREWLRYDVPAHWTRRDSRGLYRGQKQIWFLLRLTGRDSDVSLRASSHPEFDAWRWNEYWVPMETVVDFKREVYRLALEELERYLHKDARYLRQRAPRFGERRRPAQDLLLKP, encoded by the coding sequence ATGATCGACCGAGAAGGGTACCGCCCGAACGTAGGCATCGTCTTGTGCAACACGCGCAACCAGGTCTTCTGGGGCAAGCGCGTCAACCAGCACGCCTGGCAGTTCCCCCAGGGCGGCATCAACGCGGGGGAAACGCCGGAACAGGCCATGTACCGGGAATTGGAAGAGGAAGTGGGCTTGCAGCCCGGCCATGTGCGCATACTCGGGCGCACGCGGGAATGGCTGCGATACGACGTTCCCGCGCACTGGACGCGACGCGACAGCCGCGGCCTGTACCGCGGCCAGAAGCAGATCTGGTTCCTGTTGCGCCTCACCGGCCGGGACAGCGACGTCTCGCTGCGCGCGAGCAGCCACCCGGAATTCGATGCCTGGCGCTGGAACGAGTACTGGGTGCCGATGGAGACCGTGGTCGACTTCAAGCGCGAGGTCTACCGGCTGGCGCTCGAGGAACTCGAGCGCTATCTTCACAAGGATGCGCGCTATTTGCGGCAGCGCGCCCCCCGCTTCGGTGAGCGCCGCAGACCGGCCCAGGACCTGCTGCTGAAGCCCTGA
- the rpsF gene encoding 30S ribosomal protein S6 → MRHYEIVFIVHPDQSEQVPAMIERYKGNITSRGGSIHRLEDWGRRQMAYPIQKVHKAHYVLMNIECDQETLEELEHGFKFNDAVLRHLTIKRDAAVTTASPMMKEEKSRDMLDSAKPEAAAAA, encoded by the coding sequence ATGCGGCATTACGAAATCGTATTCATCGTCCATCCCGATCAGAGCGAGCAGGTGCCCGCCATGATCGAGCGCTACAAGGGCAACATCACCAGCCGCGGGGGCAGCATCCACCGCCTGGAAGACTGGGGCCGCCGCCAGATGGCCTATCCGATCCAGAAGGTCCACAAGGCCCATTACGTGCTGATGAACATCGAGTGCGACCAGGAGACCCTGGAAGAGCTCGAGCACGGCTTCAAGTTCAACGATGCCGTGCTGCGTCACCTGACCATCAAGCGCGACGCCGCGGTGACCACCGCTTCGCCGATGATGAAGGAAGAGAAGTCGCGCGACATGCTCGACAGCGCCAAGCCGGAAGCGGCCGCTGCAGCCTGA
- the rplI gene encoding 50S ribosomal protein L9: protein MQVILMDKVVNLGNLGDVVKVKDGYARNFLIPTGRARRATQANLEAFAAQKAELERIAAEKLADAQRRAEKLEGTSVTVSQKAGVDGRLFGSITNSDIADALKAQGHDVVKAEIRLPQGPFKAVGEYPVTLALHTDVTANITVVVAAEQ, encoded by the coding sequence ATGCAAGTGATTCTGATGGACAAGGTCGTCAACCTGGGCAACCTGGGTGACGTGGTCAAGGTGAAGGACGGCTATGCCCGCAACTTCCTGATTCCCACCGGCCGCGCGCGTCGTGCCACGCAGGCCAACCTCGAAGCCTTCGCCGCGCAGAAGGCCGAACTCGAGCGCATCGCCGCCGAGAAGCTGGCGGACGCGCAGCGTCGCGCCGAGAAGCTGGAAGGCACGAGCGTCACGGTCAGCCAGAAGGCCGGCGTCGACGGCCGCCTGTTCGGCTCGATCACCAACAGCGACATCGCGGATGCGCTGAAGGCCCAGGGCCATGACGTGGTCAAGGCGGAGATCCGCCTGCCGCAAGGCCCGTTCAAGGCCGTTGGCGAGTACCCTGTGACGCTGGCGCTGCATACCGACGTCACGGCCAACATCACGGTCGTGGTGGCCGCCGAGCAGTAA
- the dnaB gene encoding replicative DNA helicase, translating into MAAIHSLTASSDPQMAQMRLPPHSLEAEQAVLGGLLLDNGAWDRIGDVVSEADFYRQDHRLILRAIVRQIAENRPADAVTVAEALQSLGELESVGGLAYIVALASNTPSAANIRRYAEIVRERSVMRRLVEVATAIADSAYAPAGKSAQQLLDEAEAKVFEIAESGSRGQAGFTEIKPLLKEVVERIDELYHRDNDSGVTGVPTGFHDLDQKTSGLQPGDLVIVAGRPSMGKTAFSINIGENVALDTGLPVAVFSMEMGGAQLVMRMIGSVGKLDQHRLRTGKLGEDDWQRLTYALGKLNEAPVYIDETPGLNVLELRARARRLMRQAGGKLGLIIIDYLQLMAGSGNGENRATEISEISRALKALAKELHVPVIALSQLNRGLEQRPNKRPVMSDLRESGAIEQDADVILFIYRDEVYNPDTQDKGTAEIIISKQRNGPIGTVRLAFLGEYTRFETLAQPGSY; encoded by the coding sequence ATGGCCGCCATCCACTCGCTGACCGCAAGCTCCGACCCCCAGATGGCGCAGATGCGCCTGCCGCCGCACTCGCTGGAAGCGGAGCAGGCCGTGCTGGGCGGGCTTCTGCTCGACAACGGTGCCTGGGACCGCATCGGCGACGTTGTGTCGGAGGCCGATTTCTACCGTCAGGACCACCGCCTGATCCTGCGTGCGATCGTGCGGCAGATCGCCGAGAACCGGCCGGCCGACGCGGTGACGGTGGCCGAGGCGCTGCAATCGCTGGGCGAACTCGAAAGCGTCGGCGGCCTCGCCTACATCGTTGCGCTGGCGAGCAACACGCCCTCGGCTGCAAACATCCGCCGCTATGCGGAGATCGTGCGCGAACGATCGGTGATGCGGCGGCTCGTCGAAGTGGCGACCGCGATCGCGGACAGTGCCTACGCGCCTGCAGGGAAGAGCGCCCAGCAGCTGCTCGACGAGGCCGAGGCCAAGGTCTTCGAGATCGCCGAGTCGGGCAGCCGCGGCCAGGCCGGCTTCACCGAGATCAAGCCGCTCCTGAAGGAAGTGGTCGAGCGCATCGACGAGCTCTATCACCGCGACAACGATTCCGGCGTCACCGGCGTGCCGACCGGCTTCCACGACCTCGACCAGAAGACCTCGGGCCTGCAGCCTGGCGACCTCGTCATCGTGGCCGGCCGGCCGTCGATGGGCAAGACCGCGTTCTCGATCAACATCGGCGAGAACGTCGCGCTCGACACCGGGCTGCCCGTCGCGGTGTTCTCGATGGAAATGGGCGGCGCCCAGCTGGTGATGCGGATGATCGGCTCGGTCGGCAAACTCGACCAGCATCGCCTGCGCACCGGCAAGCTGGGCGAGGACGACTGGCAGCGCCTCACCTACGCGCTGGGCAAGCTCAACGAAGCACCGGTCTACATCGACGAGACGCCGGGGCTCAACGTGCTCGAGCTGCGCGCGCGGGCGCGCCGGCTGATGCGCCAGGCCGGGGGGAAGCTCGGCCTCATCATCATCGACTACCTGCAGCTCATGGCCGGCAGCGGCAACGGCGAGAATCGCGCCACCGAAATCTCCGAAATCTCGCGCGCGCTGAAGGCGCTGGCAAAGGAACTGCACGTGCCGGTGATCGCGCTCTCCCAGCTCAACCGCGGCCTCGAGCAGCGCCCCAACAAGCGTCCGGTCATGTCGGACCTGCGCGAGTCGGGCGCCATCGAGCAGGACGCCGACGTCATCCTGTTCATCTACCGCGACGAGGTCTACAACCCCGACACGCAGGACAAGGGCACGGCGGAAATCATCATCAGCAAGCAGCGCAACGGACCGATCGGCACGGTGCGGCTGGCCTTCCTCGGCGAATACACGCGCTTCGAAACGCTGGCGCAGCCAGGCTCGTATTAA
- the priB gene encoding primosomal replication protein N, producing the protein MNRLLISGVVIQVEPLRHSPAGVPIAEAAIAHRSSQTVAGQMRQVECELTVQASGSLAAQLAHLTSGTQVKLEGVLNRRSVNSRQLILILNRIEKE; encoded by the coding sequence TTGAACAGGCTGCTCATCAGCGGCGTCGTCATCCAGGTTGAACCGCTGCGCCATAGCCCGGCCGGTGTGCCGATCGCCGAAGCGGCGATTGCCCATCGCAGTAGCCAGACCGTGGCGGGGCAGATGCGGCAGGTGGAGTGCGAGTTGACGGTGCAGGCGAGCGGATCGCTTGCCGCCCAACTGGCCCATCTCACCAGCGGAACGCAGGTCAAACTGGAAGGCGTGCTGAACCGACGCAGCGTGAACAGCCGGCAACTGATCCTGATATTGAACCGAATCGAAAAGGAATGA
- the apbC gene encoding iron-sulfur cluster carrier protein ApbC, with the protein MAVSELQVQTALKELVDPNTHKDYVATKSARNITIDGGNVSVDIQLGYPAQSQLATIKQQIEDKLKSIDGVTGATANVSFKIVSHSVQRGVKLLPNVKNIIAVASGKGGVGKSTTAVNLALALAAEGARVGMLDADIYGPSQPTMLGITDKPESTDGKNLEPLMGHGIQAMSIGFLIDVETPMVWRGPMVTQALEQLLNNTNWNELDYLVVDLPPGTGDIQLTLAQRVPVTGAVIVTTPQDIALIDARKGLKMFEKVGIPIIGVVENMSLHICSKCGHEERIFGEGGGERMCKDYNVEFLGALPLDGSIRHDTDSGKPSVVADPNGRVTDIYKQIARRVAVKIGESAVDHSAKFPNIVISNT; encoded by the coding sequence ATGGCCGTTTCTGAACTTCAGGTGCAGACCGCATTGAAAGAGTTGGTCGATCCCAACACCCACAAGGATTACGTCGCGACCAAATCCGCTCGCAACATCACGATCGACGGCGGCAACGTGTCGGTCGACATTCAGCTGGGCTATCCGGCGCAGAGCCAGCTCGCGACGATCAAGCAGCAGATCGAGGACAAGCTGAAGAGCATCGACGGCGTGACCGGCGCCACCGCCAACGTCAGCTTCAAGATCGTGTCGCACAGCGTGCAGCGCGGCGTGAAGCTGCTGCCCAACGTCAAGAACATCATCGCCGTGGCCTCCGGCAAGGGCGGCGTCGGCAAGTCGACCACCGCCGTCAACCTAGCGCTGGCGCTCGCCGCCGAAGGTGCGCGCGTGGGCATGCTCGACGCCGACATCTACGGTCCGTCGCAGCCGACCATGCTCGGCATCACCGACAAGCCCGAGTCGACCGACGGCAAGAACCTCGAGCCGCTGATGGGCCACGGCATCCAGGCGATGTCGATCGGTTTCCTGATCGACGTCGAGACCCCGATGGTGTGGCGGGGCCCGATGGTCACCCAGGCGCTCGAGCAGCTGCTCAACAACACCAACTGGAACGAGCTCGACTATCTCGTCGTCGACCTGCCGCCGGGCACCGGCGATATCCAGCTGACGCTGGCGCAGCGCGTGCCGGTGACCGGCGCGGTGATCGTCACCACGCCGCAGGACATCGCGCTGATCGACGCGCGCAAGGGCCTGAAAATGTTCGAGAAGGTCGGCATCCCCATCATCGGCGTGGTCGAGAACATGAGCCTGCACATCTGCTCGAAGTGCGGCCACGAGGAGCGCATCTTCGGCGAGGGCGGCGGCGAGCGCATGTGCAAGGACTACAACGTCGAATTCCTCGGCGCCCTGCCGCTCGACGGCAGCATCCGCCACGACACCGACTCCGGCAAGCCGTCGGTGGTGGCCGATCCCAACGGTCGCGTCACCGACATCTACAAGCAGATTGCGCGCCGGGTTGCTGTTAAGATTGGCGAAAGCGCGGTCGACCATTCCGCGAAGTTCCCCAACATCGTCATCTCCAATACCTGA
- the dcd gene encoding dCTP deaminase, which translates to MSIKSDRWIRRMAAEHGMIEPFEPGQVKQAGGRAIVSYGTSSYGYDVRCANEFKVFTNLNHTLVDPKAFDPDSFVEISGESCIIPPNSFALARTVEYFRIPRNVLTICLGKSTYARCGIIVNVTPLEPEWEGHVTLEFSNTTPLPARIYANEGVAQMLFLESDEVCETSYRDRGGKYQGQIGVTLPKI; encoded by the coding sequence ATGAGCATCAAGTCCGACCGATGGATCCGCCGCATGGCGGCCGAGCATGGCATGATCGAGCCCTTCGAGCCGGGGCAGGTCAAGCAGGCCGGCGGCCGGGCCATCGTGTCGTACGGCACGTCGAGCTACGGCTACGACGTGCGATGCGCCAACGAATTCAAGGTCTTCACCAACCTCAACCACACGCTGGTCGACCCGAAGGCCTTCGATCCTGACTCCTTCGTCGAGATCAGCGGCGAATCGTGCATCATTCCGCCGAATTCCTTCGCGCTGGCGCGCACCGTGGAATACTTCCGCATTCCCCGCAACGTGCTGACGATCTGTCTCGGCAAGAGCACCTACGCGCGCTGCGGCATCATCGTCAACGTCACCCCGCTCGAGCCCGAGTGGGAGGGGCACGTCACGCTGGAATTCTCCAACACCACGCCGTTGCCGGCGCGCATCTACGCGAACGAGGGTGTCGCGCAGATGCTGTTCCTCGAGTCCGACGAGGTCTGCGAGACCTCGTACCGCGACCGCGGCGGCAAGTACCAGGGGCAGATCGGCGTGACCCTGCCCAAGATCTGA
- a CDS encoding lytic transglycosylase domain-containing protein, producing the protein MKTRTPIALLIAALLLAQPAHAGAQREEKLSASMRASLQRSLADTAVTRTAFRNPADEAAWLKEMSRRLARHMPDETERLEFLTTLHWEASRAGIDPQMLLGLIQVESGFRKYAVSPVGARGYTQVMPFWIKLIGSPDQDLFQLRTNLRYGAVILRHYIDIERGDLYRALGRYNGSLGQPEYPTLVVNAWKRYWDYTPPTRSADSQAARDPRS; encoded by the coding sequence ATGAAGACGAGGACGCCCATTGCCCTGCTGATCGCCGCCCTGCTGCTGGCGCAGCCCGCGCACGCGGGCGCCCAGCGCGAGGAGAAGCTGTCGGCGAGCATGCGCGCCTCGCTGCAGCGGTCGCTGGCCGACACCGCGGTCACGCGCACCGCGTTCCGCAATCCGGCCGATGAAGCCGCCTGGCTGAAGGAAATGTCGCGTCGCCTCGCCCGGCACATGCCGGACGAGACCGAACGCCTCGAATTCCTCACGACCCTGCACTGGGAAGCGTCCCGGGCGGGCATCGATCCCCAGATGCTGCTGGGCCTGATCCAGGTCGAGAGCGGCTTTCGCAAGTATGCCGTCTCACCGGTCGGCGCGCGCGGCTACACGCAGGTCATGCCCTTCTGGATCAAGCTGATCGGCAGCCCCGACCAGGATCTGTTCCAGCTGCGCACCAACCTGCGCTACGGCGCGGTGATCCTGCGGCACTACATCGACATCGAGCGCGGCGATTTGTACCGCGCGCTCGGCCGCTACAACGGCAGCCTCGGCCAGCCCGAGTATCCGACGCTCGTCGTCAACGCCTGGAAACGCTACTGGGACTACACGCCGCCCACCCGGTCCGCGGACAGCCAGGCCGCGCGCGACCCGCGCAGCTGA